The proteins below come from a single Oryzomicrobium terrae genomic window:
- the trxA gene encoding thioredoxin TrxA — protein sequence MSEHIHYVSDDSFDAEVLQSQQPVLVDYWAEWCGPCKMIAPILDEVASEYAGKLKVAKVNIDENQATPAKYGIRGIPTLMIFKNGNVEATKVGALSKSQLTAFIDSTL from the coding sequence ATGAGCGAACACATCCATTACGTCTCCGACGACTCCTTCGACGCAGAAGTGCTCCAGTCCCAGCAACCCGTGCTGGTCGATTACTGGGCCGAATGGTGCGGTCCCTGCAAGATGATCGCCCCGATCCTCGACGAAGTCGCCAGCGAGTATGCCGGCAAGCTGAAAGTGGCCAAGGTCAATATCGACGAAAACCAGGCCACGCCCGCCAAGTACGGCATCCGCGGCATCCCCACCCTGATGATTTTCAAGAACGGCAACGTGGAAGCCACCAAGGTCGGTGCCCTGAGCAAATCCCAGCTCACCGCCTTCATTGACAGCACCCTGTAA